Proteins from one candidate division KSB1 bacterium genomic window:
- a CDS encoding DUF5107 domain-containing protein, translating into MTRAFLMILILIIPLSLPAAVSMRDTTIVWHTFDYQLTDDNMMESWSDTPYDTVSRTFQGLVLENDYLRVTLVPGYGGRILSMIYKPTGHEQLYQNPVGTPYGIGEDWFYYKWLMVYGGIFPTLPEPEHGKAWLLPWTAEVIAQTKDSVSVRMSWRDSVALDDINTGKWKYGVTGLTCDFTVTLVSGHSSLKADVIVSNDAAIELDYEYWTCLTLAPGSDPQTPRCTRGAELVIPASKVKIPPWYPDIAGQEESIAGERNMYTFNVLRDWENWVNDGIAYPWDDPNADYWGVINQDNGEGLIRVADNRVTPGIKIWAWGYPASQDIDPFAQPQVSRRPYIRLWAGHSREFFEPAQIGQTTQKQWTELYAPTVGLAGVSHANLHFIADLKLTEESEAALIELMFVPADLESDCDVALEITGDHPQALQTEHITPDPVNGNRIVAELPADQTWSVNDSVRFVLSSAGRALAGTCSLHEWSTRVETEEQIVRGHKLYQNYPNPFNAATTIEYRIASDAHVRITVLNMLGETVETLVNRQQHAGLHSIQWTADAASGIYYYKLDVRTNTGQFTDLGKMVHVK; encoded by the coding sequence ATGACAAGAGCATTTTTGATGATACTGATTCTGATAATCCCCCTGAGCCTGCCCGCAGCCGTGAGCATGAGAGATACGACGATTGTCTGGCATACCTTTGATTATCAATTAACAGACGATAATATGATGGAATCCTGGTCTGATACCCCCTATGATACGGTCAGCCGCACGTTTCAGGGGCTGGTCCTGGAAAATGATTATCTGCGTGTGACCCTGGTGCCCGGGTACGGCGGCCGCATCCTGTCCATGATTTACAAACCGACCGGACACGAGCAGCTGTATCAGAATCCCGTGGGCACGCCGTACGGGATCGGAGAGGACTGGTTTTACTACAAATGGCTCATGGTTTACGGCGGCATATTCCCGACGCTGCCGGAGCCGGAACACGGCAAAGCCTGGCTGCTGCCCTGGACGGCTGAGGTGATCGCACAAACTAAAGACAGCGTTTCCGTGCGCATGTCCTGGCGGGACAGTGTGGCGCTGGATGACATCAATACCGGCAAGTGGAAATATGGTGTGACCGGATTAACCTGCGATTTTACAGTAACGCTGGTCAGCGGTCACAGCTCTCTCAAGGCAGATGTCATCGTGTCTAATGATGCCGCGATAGAGCTGGATTATGAATACTGGACCTGTCTGACTCTGGCGCCCGGATCAGATCCGCAAACCCCGCGCTGTACTCGGGGTGCGGAACTCGTCATTCCTGCATCCAAAGTCAAAATTCCGCCCTGGTATCCGGATATTGCCGGTCAGGAGGAATCAATAGCCGGCGAACGCAATATGTATACGTTTAACGTCCTGCGTGACTGGGAAAACTGGGTGAATGACGGCATTGCCTATCCCTGGGATGACCCGAATGCCGATTACTGGGGTGTGATCAACCAGGACAATGGCGAGGGACTGATTCGGGTGGCGGATAATCGTGTGACGCCCGGTATCAAAATCTGGGCCTGGGGATATCCGGCGAGTCAGGATATCGATCCCTTTGCACAGCCGCAGGTGAGCCGCCGGCCGTATATTCGACTGTGGGCCGGTCATTCGCGTGAATTCTTTGAACCGGCGCAGATCGGACAAACCACGCAAAAGCAGTGGACTGAATTGTATGCGCCGACCGTCGGACTTGCCGGCGTGTCGCATGCCAATTTGCATTTCATTGCCGACCTGAAACTCACTGAAGAGTCAGAGGCTGCTCTGATTGAATTGATGTTCGTCCCCGCAGATCTTGAATCCGACTGTGATGTCGCTCTGGAAATTACCGGCGATCATCCACAGGCCTTGCAGACTGAACACATCACACCGGATCCGGTGAACGGTAATCGGATTGTTGCTGAATTACCGGCGGATCAAACCTGGTCTGTGAATGACAGCGTCCGGTTTGTGCTCAGCAGTGCGGGACGCGCTCTGGCCGGGACCTGCAGTCTGCACGAATGGTCGACACGTGTTGAAACAGAAGAACAGATTGTCCGCGGACATAAACTTTATCAGAATTACCCCAATCCGTTCAATGCCGCTACCACCATTGAATATCGAATCGCTTCGGATGCGCATGTCAGGATTACGGTCCTGAATATGCTCGGTGAAACGGTAGAAACGCTGGTGAATCGACAGCAGCATGCCGGTCTGCACAGTATTCAATGGACGGCTGATGCGGCGAGTGGCATTTACTATTATAAACTTGATGTTCGAACGAATACGGGACAATTTACTGATCTCGGAAAGATGGTTCATGTAAAATAA
- a CDS encoding glycosyl hydrolase family 17 protein yields MTAKKNILYIFSVFVGISLFFGSCRRASDPPSVSLKQDETELIADVAKAVSYSGFRRGQHPDRGDGAVNPGDEEILEDLHLLKQTDFRLVRLYDSGENSRSVLRMIKENDLDIKVMLGIWLDAEVSNHEGCPWLTEPIPESVLAENKRKNKREIQRAIQLADAYDQVVVAVNVGNEALVSWNDHMVETDTVISYVKQVKQSIAQPVTVAENYVWWAEQGAELAEQVNFLAVHTYPVWEGKDIDQGLSYTIENLSRVKNALPEQSIVIAEAGWASEASEFGERASEKKQLQYYRQLMGWASEMNITTFWFEAFDEPWKGDPNNPLGAEKHWGLFTVDREPKLVMRTLYPDLFQTE; encoded by the coding sequence ATGACAGCAAAAAAAAATATATTGTATATTTTCAGTGTGTTCGTTGGTATTTCCCTTTTCTTCGGCTCCTGCCGCAGGGCATCCGATCCTCCATCGGTTTCTCTCAAACAGGACGAGACAGAGTTGATAGCGGATGTCGCCAAAGCCGTGTCTTATTCCGGATTCCGGCGGGGACAGCATCCGGACCGCGGCGACGGCGCCGTGAATCCCGGTGATGAGGAGATTCTGGAGGATCTGCACTTGCTAAAGCAGACGGATTTTCGTCTCGTGCGCTTGTACGATTCCGGGGAGAACTCACGCTCCGTATTGAGAATGATCAAAGAAAATGATCTGGACATCAAGGTCATGCTGGGCATCTGGCTGGACGCCGAGGTCAGCAATCACGAGGGCTGTCCGTGGCTGACTGAACCCATCCCCGAATCGGTTTTGGCTGAAAACAAACGCAAGAACAAGCGGGAAATTCAGCGGGCTATTCAATTGGCCGATGCCTATGATCAGGTTGTTGTCGCGGTAAACGTGGGCAACGAAGCGCTGGTCTCCTGGAATGATCATATGGTGGAAACCGATACCGTCATTTCCTACGTCAAACAGGTCAAACAGTCCATCGCCCAGCCTGTGACCGTCGCTGAAAACTATGTCTGGTGGGCGGAACAGGGCGCAGAACTGGCTGAGCAAGTGAATTTTCTGGCGGTGCACACCTACCCGGTGTGGGAAGGAAAGGATATTGACCAGGGATTGTCCTATACGATCGAAAATTTATCAAGGGTCAAAAACGCTCTGCCTGAACAGTCGATTGTCATTGCAGAGGCGGGATGGGCAAGCGAGGCGTCCGAGTTTGGCGAACGCGCCAGTGAGAAAAAACAACTGCAATACTATCGGCAGTTAATGGGATGGGCATCTGAAATGAATATCACCACGTTCTGGTTCGAAGCTTTTGACGAACCCTGGAAAGGCGATCCGAACAATCCCCTGGGCGCTGAAAAGCACTGGGGCCTGTTTACCGTGGACCGGGAACCCAAGCTGGTGATGCGTACGCTCTATCCGGATCTGTTCCAAACCGAATGA
- a CDS encoding DUF5107 domain-containing protein — protein sequence MRTKTDFKSRITATATIIVLLALYPMLNTGMADITVREDSLVIPTYLVNPPNPMPRFYEGGTHQGVQRRMYPYPMNDNLTGVKEDRSYHIVEFGNEYIDLDIMPGLGGRIYSALDKTNNYNWFYKNKVIKPSLIGMLGYWISGSNAWGFPHHHGPNTVKPMDYKVVDHDDGKLYHLDRQYGPASPHARDRRIYHSSEFIAGGNDHSSDESHADCQFFFVLGQSIRACGHHLSGDFSAVCALCHPARQTRNDHLAGCGSAL from the coding sequence ATGAGAACAAAAACTGATTTTAAAAGCCGGATCACAGCTACTGCGACGATTATTGTCCTGCTTGCATTGTACCCGATGCTCAACACGGGCATGGCGGACATTACGGTGCGGGAAGACTCGCTGGTCATCCCCACCTATCTGGTGAATCCGCCCAATCCCATGCCGCGTTTTTACGAGGGCGGCACCCATCAGGGCGTGCAGCGGCGGATGTATCCCTATCCGATGAATGATAATCTGACGGGGGTCAAAGAGGACCGGTCGTATCATATCGTTGAATTTGGAAATGAATATATTGATCTGGATATCATGCCGGGGCTGGGCGGACGTATTTATTCGGCCCTGGACAAGACCAACAATTACAACTGGTTTTACAAAAACAAGGTGATCAAACCGTCGCTGATCGGTATGCTCGGGTACTGGATTTCCGGTTCCAATGCCTGGGGCTTTCCGCACCATCACGGTCCGAATACGGTCAAGCCTATGGATTACAAGGTGGTTGATCATGATGACGGCAAGCTCTACCATCTGGATCGCCAATACGGACCGGCGTCACCGCATGCGCGTGATCGTCGGATATACCATTCATCCGAATTCATCGCTGGTGGAAATGACCATTCGTCCGATGAATCCCACGCCGATTGTCAATTCTTTTTTGTTCTGGGCCAATCCATCCGTGCATGTGGACACCACCTATCAGGTGATTTTTCCGCCGTCTGTGCGCTATGTCACCCAGCACGCCAAACGCGAAATGACCACCTGGCCGGTTGCGGATCGGCGCTATAA